The Gammaproteobacteria bacterium genomic sequence TCAGCGCCACGGCAAGTATTAACAGTGTCGAGACCAGGATCGGCGCGATGCCGCCGTTGCGACCGGCGTTCTCCGGGTCCGAGACCAAAAACGACCAGGACAGATGGCCCATGCCCCGCCACGCCAGATCGCCCAGCAGCCACAAGAACGCGGCGGCCACCAGCAGTGCCGCGCTCCAGATCGCCAGCGTGAAGAGGCGATCAGCCATGGTCCTCGCTCCGGTTCGTCCGCGCGGCAAACCACGCCAACATCAGCACCATCAACGTCAACAACAAGCCGGAGGCGAACAGCCCGGCGCGATGATCGCCGGTGGCATAGGCCATCTCCAGCGCGATATTGGCGGTCAACACCCGCACCGGCTCGAACAGCCCGGTGGGGTTTTGCACCACGTTGCCCGCCACCATCAGCACCGCCATGGTTTCGCCCAGGGCGCGGGCGGTGGCCAGTAGCACGCCGCCGGTGATGCCGCCACGCGCCGCCGGAATCGCCACGCCGGTCACGATGCCTCTGCGCGTCATGCCCAGCGCGGCCGCGCCGTGAAGCAGTGAGGCAGGCACGCCGCGCAAGGCGGCACTGCCGGTCAGCGCCACGGTGGGCAGGATCATCAGCGCCAGAATGATGATGGCGGCGAAGAGGCTGGCACCGGGTGGCTGCCAGCGGGCGATCAACGGCACGAGCACCGTGAGGCCCCAGAGCCCGAAGACCACCGACGGAATCCCCGCCAGCAGCGCCACCATCATGCGGTAAAGCCGCGCCAATACGGGCGGCGCGTAGAAGCATTCGAACAGCG encodes the following:
- the pstC gene encoding phosphate ABC transporter permease subunit PstC, yielding MILSRPSISLRRNADHALAPLLLALAAGAALILLLVVVFLLRESWPLLDDGGWLRFVTDEGWHPLEGRFGLLPMVWATLAAALGAMLIATPLGLAGALFECFYAPPVLARLYRMMVALLAGIPSVVFGLWGLTVLVPLIARWQPPGASLFAAIIILALMILPTVALTGSAALRGVPASLLHGAAALGMTRRGIVTGVAIPAARGGITGGVLLATARALGETMAVLMVAGNVVQNPTGLFEPVRVLTANIALEMAYATGDHRAGLFASGLLLTLMVLMLAWFAARTNRSEDHG